The DNA window TTTTGACTTGAATCGTTCGAGTCTATACTCAAAGCAGTTCGTGGTAAGAACATAGCGGAGAAGGCCGTTTGGTCGAAAGCCAGGAATGAAAATGATCCGTCTATCCGAAAGCACAAGTGTGAATTCAATTTAAGGTTTGctgctataaatatcataaattggctcaattttcaaaattttaatttttcgttgtgcaagaaaaccgtttttgaatcggattttttccaacaaattcCTTCACTTCAGATATTAAGGGGAGTATAGTTAAAAGAAGCCAAATGGGTAAGAAAGATACGAGAATTTGAATCTAATTGAAGAGAAGAGGTTAGTAGCATTGTGTAATGAGCAATTGTATCAAAGAAGAATAATGAGAGATCATAATAAGAAAGTTCACCAAAGGCAATTCAAGGAAGAGGaattgaaattgaagaaaatcCAATCATATGTATATGATCATCGCAGTAAATGGACACCAAAGTGGGAAGGTCTGTATGTAGTGAAAAGGATTTCTCAAAAGGAACATTCATACTTGCTAAAATGGATGGAGAAGAGATGTCCAACCCCTAAATTATGATGCAATGAAGAAATACTATGCTTAATATTTTGTTATAAGGGAAACTAGAAACTAGAGTAAAAAATGTTTACTTTTTGTAAAGGTTTTCTTAATGTAATATTTATACTAAAGTGATAATgacaattttctttatttttcctttacttgTTTAAATTTATATCCTTCATTAAACCACTTTTAAGCCTGttagattttatttaaataaactttAGCTAAAGATCACCATTTACATTGGAAGGCCAATTTTGAAGCTCCAAGATTGTCAGGGCAAAACTAGAATTTAGAATCTCGTGCATATTTATTAGAGGATAACTTCTTAATAAGATTAATCATGTTTGGAATGATAAATGGAATTCCATTGTTTTTCCTTTCACGTGAAGAAATTGTATCCTTTGTTACCCCTTTTAAGCCTgatatattttctttctcaaaCCTAATTAAAATTATCAATCAAATATCATGGATTGACAAGAAAAAATCAAGAAGAATAAAAGTGAAaagattttgaagttttgaaGTGTTGAGATCTAGTGCCCTTAGTGTAATGATTCCGTCTATGTACTTgtaatttgttcgaacaaattagtttaataaaaatccATCATTATCATTAATATCTTTTGTATATTATCCTCAACGATTTTTGCACACAaataaaatgaaagcaaatattaactcaatgattatctaacgtttaaactaatattaagcgACATTACATGGTTGAATCGTAATGcaagaagacaacttatattagtagataatctaaatatgTCCTCAGTCTAATCGAAATTGAGCAAGTCGattaaagactaatatgttgtctatcaagtccaaatgGGGAGATACCTTATCTTGGCTATCGGAGTAGATAAATCTCAGAAGATAAAGACATTAATGTGACTGATTAGATTGACAATACATCGGATAGGTCCCAAGTAGAGTAGATCCTAGAttcatttatagatttattcacttgtgacattcatagtgtgacataccttaatcttgagtggaaggtggactatgtatgcgtgacttgtgtactttgatgtaaatgaaagcctgagttcaaatagataaggaatcgaaagctggtacgttgggtatatgacttttgTATGATGTAGCATCATTTtgcaataatggaattcatagcacAATAAAGGGTAAATAatattctctcatcaacattacatgatagatagaAAGTAATGTGGCCATAGGTCATTTGCCTtagagataaataatttaattaatatttgttagtaattgacttttcattgaggaagatgtaatgattatcgtgagataaaatatgatcatattcgGAGAACGAATTcatcctaaagagattaagggTATCCTATTAGAGTAATACAcatatgataaggtcattggacgagtacTTTGAtaagttgcttttgtaatggcaAATAAttgggagagctcagtcatgatactttagtggaatgacttcataactaaataatatcgtaattaatagacgaagagtcagaacttaattataaattatttgagccctacttatatatgtccaattggtccttTTGCTAGCTCAGTATAACCTTGAGAGTTTACATTaattaatgaaatgaaatttaGTGAAACAACGAATTAGATAATTAGATTGTATGTAACACCATCTGTAGTGAATCCGTTTTCTTGCTATAAACAAAAAAATGACTAGgtaattaattaatgaatttgaattgttattttgttaaatatttgaagttTGAAGTGGAAATTAGTTGATAAAGTCATCATAGTTTCATAAGAACAATGTTAGATATTAACCCGATTAAGTAaggaacaagtaaaaataacataagaaattgagaaattgaacatgcaaatttaacgtagaaaaactcctccaaaaaggataaaaaagccacgagcaaagataattttactataatggcaaaagaaacgaagagtacaaaaagatggaaataaaaactaaaccccgaaaacccgaaaacaaaaaaccctcaaaacataaacacaaaattctctaaatgtgttatgagttctaatatctaatgggtgtattttctaaggttgtaaaagagcctatttataggctaaattcatatgtcaaataacaataaaataatctaaactaatcagtgtttgattgaaacaaataaacaaagattagaagattatttctcaaatttgactgaaatatgagtcatacttaacaaatctccaccttgactcatatttctacaATGTTATCTTTGCCAAAGCTTACCACGAGCCtctcttgaactatgcagggaattaactgaatcgaatctatgcttagaaactggaagacttctagccttcgatttgtacactgccaaatcaaaactaacccgggtctgattttcacgaacacagtgccctaacttttcaaaacctgcatccaaaagagaacctctcttcaacgaaacggtcatacatttttccctcctatgaccaagttgcctccactCCAAACGAGTTGGCTTTGACTCTGTAACGGACGAGGGATGTCTGATTTTAccagtcactgtagaaccttccagaatataaagattgccaattcttttaccttttaacatcgagagctccacgagatcctttaataccgctcgactcgatgttgtttctgcatcctttcaaggctaaaatactcaaggagatgagattcttttgtaaatgaagtacatacctgacatctgagagtgtcctaatcttCTCATTGTATAtcataattttaacagtaccaataccaattaccttactagatgaatcgtttctcatgcgtacaactccaccttcaaccgaactgtatatggagaaccattctctattgggatacatgtggaaagaacatcctgaatctaggatccactcagacgtgagcttggagttatcgctcattgacactaaaaaaaaatcatcaccGCTCTCaccggccaaattagcaccagctatatcttcctcgttactctcaacaGCTCTTGTATTTCGCAGGTTAGAACAAtctactttgacgtgacctaactttttacaataacgACACATTTTGTCTTgtttctttgatgctatcaaaacggaagcttgcctatctgccttgctatccaaatgaagctcattgttgagtttgtctctactcaacaaatgacccttcacatcttcgaacgagagtttgtctctgccataaatcaaggtctccttgaaagacttgtatgaaggggataaagagcacaataatagcatagcttgatctttatcatcaatatgaacctcaacgttctttaaatcatttaaaagagtaatgaattgactgatgtgatctctaagaagctcacattcgttcatgcgaaacgtaaatagacgttgtttcaacactaaacggttagccagagacttagttgcataaagagtttctaacattttccataaggcagatgaggtcttctctatcaatacctcctacaatactgtagtcgcgaggcacaactggattgcagacaaagccttttcatcaagctcttcccattctgttttatttagattctcaggctttttcccagtaacaaccttttcaaaccggattgaactagaattgccatcatccaaacttgccacagattgaaatttgtctcaccatcgaacttatCAATTTCAAATCTTGTTGCTGCCATATATGAATAGGCTGATTtacgaaaattgaactagctctaatACTACTTGTTAAAGATTAAACCGATTAAGCAaggaacaagtaaaaataacataagaaattgagaaattgaacacacaaatttaacgtggaaaaactcctccaaagaggataaaaaaatcacgggaaaagataattttactataatggaaaaagaaacgAATAGTacaaaaagatggagataaaaactaaaccccgaaaacccgaaaacaaagaaccctcaaaacgtaaacacaaaattctctaaatgtgttatgagttctaatatctaatgggtgtattttctaaggttgtaaaatagcctatttataggctaaattcatatgtcaaataataataaaataatctaaactaatcagtgtttgattgaaacaaataaacagagtttaactagaagattatttctcaaatttgactgaaataggagtcatacttaacaaacaAGTTAGTCAAATTATTTACTCCTAGATTATAATACGATAAAATTGTTATGACTGTGACAAAATTAGAATCTggttaagaaaataataaataacatttttGGAAATATTTATTGGTCTAAGAAAATTATATGAGTTGGTTTAAAGACTATATAAAACATGTAATTGACCTAATAAATGGAAAGACCCAAATAGGCCCAACATAGGAGGGAAGGGCGACAAATCCTAGTCCTAAGTGGCTTGTTGTTGCACACCCGATAACACTCTATATATGagtaattttttctattaaaataatacttaTTCAATTGAAACTCATGTTATTTTCTCTATGTATAGAGATTAAGTTCTagaccaaaaatatatatataaagacgTCGATATTCTGTTgaaatataaaacaattattcttattatattcTATCTTTTGATGAGAATTGAGCCCACATTCTAGCAAACCAAGGTAAATGATAACGAAGAAGGTCTATTGGTAAAAAGCCGAAAACAATCTATTCCGCCTCAAAGAGAACTCAGGTATAATCTTAATAAATGGATTTATTGTCATTAACATCAGACTAGTTGGttttgaaatgaatttttaaaattttgctatCACTACTTGGttgttttttaatttgatttttccaACATAAAGCTGATTCTGAAAAGTaggaaaattgaaaagaaaagtagAAGAGAAAAAGTAACAATAATGAAAAAAAGGAagaggaaaaagagaaatgaaaaattaaagaaaaaaaaagaggaaaataagCGAAAACAATCGATTTGGAGACGAAATGAGCAAtcaaatgtttaaataatttctcATGATTCTGTTACCCTTTGAATGAAAATTTGAGCCTTCGACATCATTTCTTTGTTAACCATTAACCCCTAGACCACATTACAACCCTGAGAAAGACCATCTTTGATCAAACATGGTTATTTAAATTAAGCAGTCTTGGAATTAATGTGAGAATTGCAAAATTTCGACTAAAACATTACAAATTTGAAAAGCAAAAGAACAAAAATATGCAGTTTGGGGTTTCAATGTGAAATCTTGATCAGTTATCACAAGTTGTGATTTTTAAGTGGTTAGAAGTTTTGGAGCTTCATTGCCATGACGTATCAATGAGAATCTGAGTTGTCTTGGATCGAAGTTTGCCTCCCAGAATTGGgcatttttcctttttgattaCAAGATTATTAAGTGGAGAGTTAGTTGAAAGTTTGGTTTCGATTGTTTTTGAAGTTCATTATACTAATTCATCTTCTAAATAAATTCTTGTCCTAATGATAAGACCCTTTGTTATTCATACTCCCTTTTAAGGTTCTCATATGAGTGAAAATGTGATCCTTCATTTttaattggaaaataaaaatcattGTTTGAATATTCCAAGAAAgtttgaaaaaagaaagaaagaagagaaacaTGAATCTTTTGCATAACGTTCTCAAAGTTCAGCATGATTATGATGATTTATATTGTGTGTAAAATTGCATTCCTTTtgataatttcatttcatttccattCTAAATAATAGTTGTGAGGTCTTATTGCCACTGAAACAGCAATCTTGCTgttatatgaatgttatttttATGAATGTTATCAAAAAGATTTGGGCAAATGCAATGCAGAATCTAAACCAAAGTGTTTTTTATTATCTTGATGGGTGTGGGATGCGCCTTATTTGAGAGGCAtacataaataaaatgtaaataatacTTAAGGCTACAACCTTAAGAACTGCTACCCCTTTTTTTTCAGGAATAGGAAGTCAAGTAGGTGAGGAGAACAAGTTCATCTCCAACCTTAGACTATTAAGTTACTTGAGAAACTAAATCAGTTAACCAACATCAGGCTCTGGGACTCAAAGAAAGAGTAATATCTTGGAAGACCTTAAGCCTCTTATCAGTTTTCTTTGGAAACATCCTTTGAGTCACTGCTTCATTTGCTGGGCCTAGAACTGCAGCTGAAATGATAGCCTCCTCAAAGTCTTGGCTATCTGGTAATAAATCAGCCAATTTGTCTCCTTTCTCTTTAGTTGAAAGAGAGAGCCTTCTTCTTGTCTTAATCTCTGGTTTTTCCAGTTCTTCAGATAAAGGCTTTGTGCAGTCTCCACCCATTTCATTCACTCTCATAGAGTTAGCTGAGTTTCCTGACCGTGTTCTTTTAAGGGTCTCATGCAATTGATTCACAACTGGAGCTTTCACCTCCTTCACCAGCTTTGATGAGTAAAAGGGCAGTGCATCGATATTTAGAGAATTTCCGAAAGGAAGAGCGACTGGTTTTGGTTGAGGAATCACCACCTGGTTTACCGTTACATTCGAATTGATGTTCTCATCACCAAAATCATCTTGGGGTTTAACTGCATTTGATTTTGGCAAGCTGATGGGGTCCTTGCAAGGTTGAGGTTGCCAAATTGATGAAGAACCAAGGAAGGCGTCAAAGAGCCGGCTTTGTTCGACCCGATCCCCTCCTCCTTTATTCATCATCTCCGACTCAAGATCCTGGAGCATCTGCTGTGCCCTCTCATAGGCCTTAAGATGGGAATCTACCCCTCTTGGTCCATCAGCCACTGCTGGTTTCACTCTTCGCAAGGTTTCTTTAGCCTCCCCAATTCTACCTTGCTTCATCAAACAAATACCTAGGTTACACATTTTGTTATTATCGGCAGCAATCGAAAGTGCCCGCCGATAAGCATCTTCTGCTTCGATATAGTTGTTTTGCTGCATCAATGCCCACCCCAAGTTTCCCTGAAAATGAAAAGTTTCTTAAATTCATGTATCCGTTTTAAGGTTTACTAGCAAAGATGAAAAGATTGAAGGCTTACCAGCAACCGTGTGGCTTCTTGCTCGACAGAGACCTGAAATTTC is part of the Gossypium hirsutum isolate 1008001.06 chromosome D11, Gossypium_hirsutum_v2.1, whole genome shotgun sequence genome and encodes:
- the LOC107912829 gene encoding protein POLLENLESS 3-LIKE 2, producing MLQDLWNAPPGFRPSKSAPTSPAKPLGVLRTRSESFHAIQKVPVGDTPYVRAKNVQLVEKDPERAIPMFWAAINAGDRVDSALKDMAIVMKQQNRAEEAIEAIKSLRSRCSDQAQESLDNILLDLYKRCGRLDDQIALLKHKLYLIQQGLAFNGKRTKTARSQGKKFQVSVEQEATRLLGNLGWALMQQNNYIEAEDAYRRALSIAADNNKMCNLGICLMKQGRIGEAKETLRRVKPAVADGPRGVDSHLKAYERAQQMLQDLESEMMNKGGGDRVEQSRLFDAFLGSSSIWQPQPCKDPISLPKSNAVKPQDDFGDENINSNVTVNQVVIPQPKPVALPFGNSLNIDALPFYSSKLVKEVKAPVVNQLHETLKRTRSGNSANSMRVNEMGGDCTKPLSEELEKPEIKTRRRLSLSTKEKGDKLADLLPDSQDFEEAIISAAVLGPANEAVTQRMFPKKTDKRLKVFQDITLSLSPRA